The stretch of DNA TCAAAGTATTTTTAGATAAACTTGTTTAAATTGAGGATATAAATGGCCAACGTTTTTCCAAAGCTACATATTTTTTTAGGAGCGGGTGGTGTAGGAAAAACAACTCTTTCTGCCTCTTTTGCTTTATCTTTAGCAAGCTCTGGAAAAAAAGTAGGATTAATTAGCATAGACCCAGCAAAAAGACTTCAGACAGCATTAGGAGTTGGTGTAATTTCGGAATCTGGTACTTTAATTCCTTTAAATAATTCAAAAGGAGAATTAAGAGCCGCGATATTACATATTGGCGAGAGTTTAGTCCGCTGGGTTGATGAAAAAGGAATGTCACCCGAAAAAAGAGAAAACTTATTTAAAAATCCTTATTTCGCAGCTTTATCTTCAAAAATGGCAAGTGCGGTAGATACCCTCGCTGCTATACGTGTTGCAGAATGGCTAGAGCAATATCCAGACACCGAAGAGCTTGTGATTGACACGGCACCAGGAATTCATGCAATAGATTTTATTGCTAAGCCTGAAAAAGTTTCCTCATTTTTAGACAGCAAAATTATTGATTGGATAAAATGGTTTGTTGGTGGAGCTCATGAAAAACAAAATTTTGTAGCAAGAGCTTTTAAATCGGGCGCTCGAAAAGTTTTAGATGGACTTGCTTTAGTTGGTGGCCGTAATTTTATTATTAATTTTGGCGAATTTTTAATTATGCTAGATGAAGTTTTTATTACAGCATTAGAAAGATTAAAATATTCTCAAAAATGGTTAAAACATTCTTCAACAAATATTGTATTAGTTACTTCAATTCGTGAAGATGCCATTTCTGTTGCAAAAGAAATCAATCGTGTTTTGACTCAGCTTGGATTACCCCCAAAATTAGCCGTAATTAATCGAACATTTCCTATTCATCTAAAAAATGAAGAATATTTAAAATTATTTATGAATAAAAATCATTTTATAAATTCAAATGAAAAATTATTTGCTAATTATTTGTCTGGTTACTTTGCGACTCAATTAAAAGTTCATGAACAACTTTCTAGTTCTTCTTTAACTATTGTAGAAATACCTATTGCTGCTAGTTTAGATGGTGAACAGGATTTGCGGTTGTCCGATTTATCTTCTTTAGGTGACATTATTCGATCAAAAACAGGTAAAAATACAAAATGAATTTCATACTCATGTTTCCTGAATTCATAGGACAAATGATAATTAAAACCCTTGCTGGTTTTGGTCGATTTCTCCTATTTATAAAAGAACTTTTTCACTGGGCTTTTCAACGTCCCTTTCGTTTGGGATTAATCATTAAACAATTCGAATTTGTTGGAAATAAAAGCGCCGTTATTATTTTTATTTCTGCCTTGTTTGTTGGTGCCGTTTTAGGTTTGCAGCTTGGAGTTATTTTTAGGTTATTTAGCGCAGAAGGATTAATGGGGGCAGCTACAGGAAAATCTTTAGCTCTTGAATTAGGCCCTGTTATGTGTGGTTTTATTGTTATAGGTCGTGCAGGAGCGGCAATGGCTGCTGAAATTGCCACCATGAGAGTAAATGAACAAATTGATGCTATGGAAGCAATGGGTGTAAACCCTATAAGTTACCTTGTTGTTCCAAGAGTCATTGCCAGTACTTTAATGATGCCCCTTTTAGCCGGCATTTTTTTGTTTGTAGGAATTATTGGCTGTTACCTTGTTGCAGTCGTATTTTATCGTGTCGATACCATGACTTTTATGCAGCAATTAAAATGGATTGTTTATTGGAGTGACGTTGTAAAAGGATTGGTAAAAGCAACTGTATTTGGCTTTATTTTTTCTTCTATTGCTTGTTATAAAGGCTTTAAAGCAAAAGGTGGGGCAAAAGGGGTAGGAGAAGCGACGACAAGTGCTGTTGTTGCGGGATTACTTTCAATATTAGTTGGTGATTTTATTATTACTCTTTTCCAAGTAAGGTAATTTAGTTTAATTATGTCTAAAGATAGTCTTGTTTCTTTAATTGATGTGAAAAAATCTTTTGGAAATAACCATGTTTTAAATGGCTTAAATATAGAAATTCCTAAACATAAAATATCTTTTATTATTGGACGAAGCGGTGAAGGAAAGTCTGTTACATTAAAAAATATTATTGGTATTCTTAAGCCTGACTCTGGTGAAGTTTGGATTGATGGATTTAAAATGAACGATGCCAATGAAGCTAAATGGAATGAAGCTCGAAAAAAAATTGGTATTCTTTTTCAAGATGGCGCTTTGTTTGATAGCTTAAATATTTTTGAAAATATTTCTTTCCCTATTCAGAATCACTTAAAAATGTCTTTAAAAGATATGGAAACAGAAGTTGAAAAATTATTAGATATTGTAGGTTTACCTGGAATTCAAAATAAATACCCACCCGAAATTTCTATTGGTGAACGAAAAAGAGTTGGCCTTGCAAGGGCTTTAGCATTAAAACCACAATTGTTACTTTATGATGAACCAACAACAAGTATGGATCCTCTCGTTTCCGATTTGATAGATAATTTAATTTACAATACACAAAAAAACTTGGATGGTATAACTTCCGTTGTGGTGAGTCATGATATCACTTCTGTTATGAATATTGCAGAGTATATCTTTCTTTTACATAAAGGAAAAATTTACTTTCATGGGACAGCACAAGAATTTGCATCAAGTAAAGATGAACTCGTAAGGCAATTCTTAACTGGCGGCAGAAAAGGTCCTTTGGAAGTTCCTATCGCATAAACTAAAATAATATCATTAATGCCTTTTGGCTTTTAAAGGATTTTTTTTTCATGTCTTTGTCCTCAGAAGTAAGAGTTGGATTATTCGCTATTGCTGGAGTAACTGTTTTAACCACTACGGCTGTTGTTCTTGGTGGGAATCCTTTTGCGTCCAAAAAACAATATTTTCATACAACAATTAGTAACGTTAGAGGAGTTGCAGAAAGAACTCAGGTACGTGCTTCAGGTGTTCAAGTAGGGGAAGTGACTTCTGTTGATATTTTACAAGATGGCGCTCGCATTAACTTTAGTGTAGATGGAAATCTAAAAATACCTAAGGGATCATTTATAGAAATAAAGTCGCGCGGGATTCTTGGTGATGTTTATATAGAAATTGTTCGTAATTCTTCTGGAATTGGATATATGAAATCGGGCGATATGATGCCACGAAATCCAGAATCAAATGACATCGAAGCCCTAATGACAAATTTAAATAATATTGCACGAGATATTAAAAAAATTACGGGTTCACTTTCGAATGTCTTAGGTACCAAAGATGGTGAAAGCTCTATTCGCAAAATTGTCGATAACATTGAAGGAATGACTTCGGATCTTCGTGAAGTAACAGCATCGCAAAAAACAAATTTAAAAGAAGCCATTCAAGGTATTCGAGATAGTGCTGTAAAAATTTCATCCTTAATTCAACGTAACGATACAAAAATAGATCAAATTATTTCTGATATAAAAACATTTACAACTGAATTAAGACAAATATCTACTCCTGAAAATCGTGAAAGAATTGAAAGTATTATTGCAAACGTAGATGAAGCTACGGCATCCTTTAAACGAATGGCTGCAAAAATAGAAAAAGGCGAAGGAACAATTGGTCAACTTATTGCGAAGGATGAAACAGCAGAAGAAGTAAAAGCTACTCTAAAAAGCATACAAGATGTTGTGAAGCCTATATCACAATTAAAATTAACAATGACGGATAGAGCAGAATACCGTGTGGCAAATGCGGACACGGGAGATAAATTTGTAAATGAATTTAATTTATTATTTTCAACCAGACCAGATAGGTACTATTTATTGGGGATTACGAATGCCTCCTACGGAAGACAAGTAAAAAATACGACAACAACTTCAACAATTAATGGAAATACAACACAGACAACGACTCAAGAAAACACAACTGAAAATACTTCTAATTTAAGATATAATTTGCAAATTTCTCAGAGATTTGGATTTGTTGGGTTACGTTTAGGAATGTTTGCGAGTTCGGGTGGTTTTGCATCTGATGTTTATTTATTTAATGATCGATTTGTAAGTACCGTTGAGTTTTCTCAATTTGGTGGCAGTCCAACTCCATCAGATACACAATACGGCAGCAAGGGGCCATTTAATATTAAAGCTTTTTCCAATGTTTTTATTACGCCTAATATATTTCTTACTGCTGGTGTGGATGGACTTGTCTTGTATAGCAAGCCCTTTCCATTTGTGGGGGCGGGCTTTTCAATTACGGATGAAGATATTAAAGGCTTATTTGGTGTAGCTGCTTTAGCTAAATAAAGTTACAGTTAAGTAACTTTATTTAATATGCTGCTTTAAAAGATTCAAATTTAATAAGATTCTTTTCATTATTATTAATCTCAATAAGCTTAAGTTTACGTTTTTCTCCTAAACTTTCATCTTCATTTTCATCATAACCAATAGCATGATCTCTCATTAAATGAGGAATAATAAGACCACTCTCAAATGTCCATTTTTTATTGTTACTATTTGTGCATGGTTCAGCAATAATATTATTAGATTCTTTTTGAATCGTTAGACATAAATTATTGTTACCTGATCTCGATTTAAACTGATAGTTATCGTTATCGTAACCCCAAGTTTGTGTACGGTCTTTTCTGGAGTGAGCAATAATAACTTTACCTCTGCTACTAATGTCATTTGGATTAACGGTTAAGTAATTTTCGGAGAATAGATCTGTAGCTGTTTGTAATTCAATGTTTTGCTCTGAGGCAAAAACAGGAGAATTCCAGTTGATTGTAATACGCTTTAAAATTTTTCTACTATTTTGCTCTGTATCTGAGGCTCCTAGATAAGGAATAGGGGTACTAGTAGAAAATAAATGATAGTGACTCCAAAATAAATTTGGAACAACAGCTCCTAATAAAGCTCCTGCGACAACACTAGTTTCAAATTCAAAATCTGTTTTTCCAATATATTCTTTATCCGCTTTAAAAATGGCTTGAAATGCAGGAACAAATTGGGCGTAGTGAATTGCAGAAAATTTATTTATATTTGCGACCCAACTATTATCCCAATGAGCACCAATGGAGGATTGACCTGTTAAGTAATTATCCAAATTTTCAAATACTTTTGCATTCCAAGACCAAGCAGCTAAATCTTTAGAGCTTTTATTTTCAACATCATAATTGTAAGTATCAAAAATGATAGATCTTGAGTTTGTGAAATTTACATTTGCTTTTAAATCAACACCAACTTTACCTACTGGGCCTTTATCATTAAAACCAAGATCACCACTAACGCCGCCTGAAAATCCATAGCTAAAACCTCTTGTTTCAGTAACGGTTTCCTTTTTATTAATATTTTGAGGAAACGTTTCAGAAAGGTTTACAGGAATATCATCACTGTTTTTAAGAAGTTTTATAGAAAATTTATATTCATTTGCAAATGGTCCTAAGTAATCAAATCTGTGAGCATTTGTTTGAAACCAGGAGTGATCATGTTTTAACTTATTTGCTAATTTCCAGCCAGAACCGCTGTCTTCTTTTGGTGATACAGTCACTATTAAAAACTTTCCGGATGGAGTCACATAAGAATAACCAGATTCTGAGTTGTCTTTTTTTGCAATAGCTTTAGATCCAATTAAGTCTAATTGATAATTTAGCTGAACACTTGCATTTCCATCACAATAATCAAGTAATTCAGTGCTGTCGGAAAAATAAAGAGAACCATACATTTTAAGCATTTCGCATTTTAAGTTTTCTCTTATTAAAGTTACTTTTGCTTTTGCACTTGAAACTTCAGTATTTGGATTTTGTTTTAAAGTTCCTGTTTTTTCCGAATTTAAATTTGTATTTAAATCAATATACTTTTTAAGTTGTTCTTTATTTCCAGAAATAAAGTGCGGAATATTGTTTTCTTTAAATAATAACACATTTTCATCTTCATTAATGGATAATCCAGTTAATTGCTCAGATATATATTTAACTACTTCAGGATCAGATGATTTATAATCAAAATAAACGCGTCTATTATTTTCATACGCACTTCTGACCATAGAAAGGTCTTTATCTTTTAAATTATTTGTATAAAGAATAGAATTATCTTTTGATGGCGAATTTTCATTATTATTAGATTTACTGCATGCGGTAGATAATATTGAAATTAAACTAGTATATAATACAGTATATTTAAAGTTATTTAATATTTTATTTTCCATTAAAGCCTCCCTTAGCCATAGAATTTCAACCATGAATACCTAATAGCAATTCATGTGCCAAATTTTAAAATAGGTATTTTTTGTTTTTTTTAACATAAGTATGAATGAATAATAGATTAAATTCTGGTTAAAAAAATATGACTTTATTGCGTTTGAGAATGACTCTCAATAATTATCTATTAATCATTATTTCTATTCTTTAAAAAGATAAGGCATTGTGATATGAATATAATAGATAATTATAAAAAAATATAAATAAAATTATTTTATGTAATTAATTAAAATTAATAAATAATTTATTTTGTATAAATTTTTTACAGTATTTATATGGATTTTAAACTGATTATAAATAGATAATATTTATAATTATAAGAAAAAATTTATATAATATTATATTAAATAATAAATATATAAAATTTAATTATTTTATTCTTTATTGAATATTATATATTTTATATTTTTATTTAGATGGTAAAAATGATAAAAAAAACAGATCATACTAGTGGATAGTAAGATCTGTTTTTCATAAAAAAGATTTATTAAAAAATAGAGGTTTAAATTATTATTTTAAAGCCAGTTTTTCATCTATTTCTTTTTTAATACCTTCAAAACTCAAATTACCTTCATATTTTTGCCCATTGATAAAAATAGAGGGGGTTCCACTTACGCCAATGCTATTGCCTTCTTCTAATTGGGCCATAACAGATTTGCTAAGAGTTTTGTCTTTATCTTCCATACAAGATTTAAAATCATTCATATTAAGTTTTAAGTCTGTTGCATATTTATAGTACATATCACCCGATAGTTTATCCATAGGGGCGCGACTAAATAATAATTTATGCATTTCCCAGTATTTATTTTGATTTGACGCGCATTTTGCAGCAATTGCTGCAGGCATAGCTTCAGGGTGAATTTGTGTTAAAGGAAAGTCTTTAAATACATATTGAACCTTTCCTTTATATGCTGCCAGAACTTTTTCAATTGTTTCATGTGCTTGTACGCAATATGGGCATTGATAATCCGCAAATTCAACAATAGTTACTTTAGGATCTTTCAATGAACTGTCATACTTATAACCTTCATTATTAAATGTAACTTGAATATCTTTTGGCTTTTCAATTCCAACGACATTAATTTTGCCTTCTTCTTGAGCCTTTAGAAGAATGCCCTGTTCTGCTTTTGATTGTTCCATTCTAGTTAAATACTGTTTAACTAAACCAGCTCTTTCTTTTTCTGGAATTTGTTGCATTTGCGGATTTGCTGCATTTTCTTTAATAAAATTTTGCACAACTTCATCGGAGATATTTGCATTTTTTGTATAAAAGTCTTTTTTCGCTAAATCTAAACTTGCGATCTTATTTTTAGCTTGATAGTCAGCAAACCAAGAGTCTAAATAATATTTTTCAAGAATTGCTTGTGCTGTTTCGTAAACTTTTTTTTGCGCGTTCACGAGTTCTGTTTTTTCAGCTATAGAAAGATCTGAAAATTTAACTTGTTTTGAGTTATAAGTACCTAGAACTTCGGTGCTCGTTTTATCTTTTTGAGATACGCATCCCGCAATCGCAACTGCTAAAATAGTAACTGATGTACCTATATGGTATTTATTTATTTTCTTCATTTTTGACAAAAGTAAATTCATTATTCCTCCAAAATTAATATAAAAACGATTTAAATATACACATGAACTTTAATAAGGAAAACATTATTTAATATGTATTTTATTTTGAGAGTAGATTTTTTGTTAAATCGGCAAGCATTTCATTTAGACTCTGATTGTCATATGAGACATGGGTTGCAAAATGTTTTGAAGGTTGAACAAAGGTTTCATGCATGGGTTTTACAAAGGAATCAAATTGTATTTTGACTCCATCGGGGTGTCTTCCTCGTTCTTCTACATCTCTTTTTAGGCGTCTTGCGTATCGAGTTTCTTCTGAAATATCTATAAAAATAGAAAAATCAAAAAAGGGTCTTAATATTTCCTGAGAGAGAATTAAAATACCGTCCACTATAATATAGGGAAAGGGTTCAACACGAATTGTTTTTTCTTTTCTTGTGTGTGTGACAAAGTCGTAAATTGGAATTTCTATGGGTTGGTTTTGAGATAATTTTTTTAGGTGATCAGCCATCAGTTTAAAGTCAATGGCATTAGGGTGATCAAAATTAACCGTACCATCTCCTTTAAATTGAGCACTGTGATCATGATAATAACTATCTTGACTTATAATTTGGCAGTTTTCTTTGCCAATAAGTTCCCAAAGTCTTCTTGCTGCTGTTGTTTTTCCAGAGCCGCTTCCGCCAGTTATAGCTATGATTGTTGTGCCTGCCGATTTTTTCAATTTCCAACCTCTATCAATTACTGGATTTATATTGTTCCGTAGATTCTGTCCCCTGCATCGCCAAGACCAGGAAGAAGATAGCCTTTTTCATCCATAGATCTTTCTACAGATAAACAATAGACAGATACATCAGGATGCGTTTCTTGCAAAATTTCTAAACCTTCTGGTGAGGCAAGTAAGCAGTGAAAACGAATTTCATTTACACCATATTGTTTTAATCTATCAATAGCGGCAACGACGGTTGCCCCTGTAGCGAGTAAAGGGTCGAGTAAAAATATTTTATTTCTTTCAATGTCATTAGGTAATCTAAAGTAATACTCTACGGTATTATTTAAAAATTTATCGCGATATATTCCTATATGACCAACCTTTGAGTGTGGAAACATCTGCATAAATCCATCAAGCATACCCATACCTGCTCTCATTACCCCAACGATAGTAACATCTTCATAAATAAACGGGCTTTCCATTTTTTCGAATGGAGTTTCTATCATAAAATTTTTTACTTTTAGATCTCGGGAACTTTCATAGGCCATAAGACGACTGACTTCACTAAGGAGTCTTCTAAAATCGCCACTATTGGTTTCTTTTTTTCTCAGAATAGATAAAGAATGAGCAAGTAAAGGATGTTGAAGAATATGAATATTTTTGTGATCATTTTTTAATAAATGTTTCGGCATTTTAATTCCTTTAATTTTTTAATATAATGAAGATTTAAATTTTAACTTAACATGTTAAACTAAACTATAAAAGTTTTTTTAGAAAAATTATTTTCATTTTATTGAATTCGTTTTTTAATTATACTTTATCAAGTGATACAAATAATAAGATAAATTCTATCATATTATTTGGTAAAATTGTTATCTTTAAATAATATTTTTAAATTTTGAATAGGGAAAAGAGTTGGTTGAATTTGAAAATAATAGATACTCAATAAAAATAAGATTGACTAATAAGCTAAAAGGA from Silvanigrella paludirubra encodes:
- a CDS encoding ArsA family ATPase — translated: MANVFPKLHIFLGAGGVGKTTLSASFALSLASSGKKVGLISIDPAKRLQTALGVGVISESGTLIPLNNSKGELRAAILHIGESLVRWVDEKGMSPEKRENLFKNPYFAALSSKMASAVDTLAAIRVAEWLEQYPDTEELVIDTAPGIHAIDFIAKPEKVSSFLDSKIIDWIKWFVGGAHEKQNFVARAFKSGARKVLDGLALVGGRNFIINFGEFLIMLDEVFITALERLKYSQKWLKHSSTNIVLVTSIREDAISVAKEINRVLTQLGLPPKLAVINRTFPIHLKNEEYLKLFMNKNHFINSNEKLFANYLSGYFATQLKVHEQLSSSSLTIVEIPIAASLDGEQDLRLSDLSSLGDIIRSKTGKNTK
- a CDS encoding leukocidin family pore-forming toxin — encoded protein: MENKILNNFKYTVLYTSLISILSTACSKSNNNENSPSKDNSILYTNNLKDKDLSMVRSAYENNRRVYFDYKSSDPEVVKYISEQLTGLSINEDENVLLFKENNIPHFISGNKEQLKKYIDLNTNLNSEKTGTLKQNPNTEVSSAKAKVTLIRENLKCEMLKMYGSLYFSDSTELLDYCDGNASVQLNYQLDLIGSKAIAKKDNSESGYSYVTPSGKFLIVTVSPKEDSGSGWKLANKLKHDHSWFQTNAHRFDYLGPFANEYKFSIKLLKNSDDIPVNLSETFPQNINKKETVTETRGFSYGFSGGVSGDLGFNDKGPVGKVGVDLKANVNFTNSRSIIFDTYNYDVENKSSKDLAAWSWNAKVFENLDNYLTGQSSIGAHWDNSWVANINKFSAIHYAQFVPAFQAIFKADKEYIGKTDFEFETSVVAGALLGAVVPNLFWSHYHLFSTSTPIPYLGASDTEQNSRKILKRITINWNSPVFASEQNIELQTATDLFSENYLTVNPNDISSRGKVIIAHSRKDRTQTWGYDNDNYQFKSRSGNNNLCLTIQKESNNIIAEPCTNSNNKKWTFESGLIIPHLMRDHAIGYDENEDESLGEKRKLKLIEINNNEKNLIKFESFKAAY
- the udk gene encoding uridine kinase produces the protein MKKSAGTTIIAITGGSGSGKTTAARRLWELIGKENCQIISQDSYYHDHSAQFKGDGTVNFDHPNAIDFKLMADHLKKLSQNQPIEIPIYDFVTHTRKEKTIRVEPFPYIIVDGILILSQEILRPFFDFSIFIDISEETRYARRLKRDVEERGRHPDGVKIQFDSFVKPMHETFVQPSKHFATHVSYDNQSLNEMLADLTKNLLSK
- a CDS encoding ABC transporter ATP-binding protein yields the protein MSKDSLVSLIDVKKSFGNNHVLNGLNIEIPKHKISFIIGRSGEGKSVTLKNIIGILKPDSGEVWIDGFKMNDANEAKWNEARKKIGILFQDGALFDSLNIFENISFPIQNHLKMSLKDMETEVEKLLDIVGLPGIQNKYPPEISIGERKRVGLARALALKPQLLLYDEPTTSMDPLVSDLIDNLIYNTQKNLDGITSVVVSHDITSVMNIAEYIFLLHKGKIYFHGTAQEFASSKDELVRQFLTGGRKGPLEVPIA
- a CDS encoding MlaD family protein, producing the protein MSLSSEVRVGLFAIAGVTVLTTTAVVLGGNPFASKKQYFHTTISNVRGVAERTQVRASGVQVGEVTSVDILQDGARINFSVDGNLKIPKGSFIEIKSRGILGDVYIEIVRNSSGIGYMKSGDMMPRNPESNDIEALMTNLNNIARDIKKITGSLSNVLGTKDGESSIRKIVDNIEGMTSDLREVTASQKTNLKEAIQGIRDSAVKISSLIQRNDTKIDQIISDIKTFTTELRQISTPENRERIESIIANVDEATASFKRMAAKIEKGEGTIGQLIAKDETAEEVKATLKSIQDVVKPISQLKLTMTDRAEYRVANADTGDKFVNEFNLLFSTRPDRYYLLGITNASYGRQVKNTTTTSTINGNTTQTTTQENTTENTSNLRYNLQISQRFGFVGLRLGMFASSGGFASDVYLFNDRFVSTVEFSQFGGSPTPSDTQYGSKGPFNIKAFSNVFITPNIFLTAGVDGLVLYSKPFPFVGAGFSITDEDIKGLFGVAALAK
- a CDS encoding MlaE family ABC transporter permease, which encodes MNFILMFPEFIGQMIIKTLAGFGRFLLFIKELFHWAFQRPFRLGLIIKQFEFVGNKSAVIIFISALFVGAVLGLQLGVIFRLFSAEGLMGAATGKSLALELGPVMCGFIVIGRAGAAMAAEIATMRVNEQIDAMEAMGVNPISYLVVPRVIASTLMMPLLAGIFLFVGIIGCYLVAVVFYRVDTMTFMQQLKWIVYWSDVVKGLVKATVFGFIFSSIACYKGFKAKGGAKGVGEATTSAVVAGLLSILVGDFIITLFQVR
- a CDS encoding DsbA family protein: MNLLLSKMKKINKYHIGTSVTILAVAIAGCVSQKDKTSTEVLGTYNSKQVKFSDLSIAEKTELVNAQKKVYETAQAILEKYYLDSWFADYQAKNKIASLDLAKKDFYTKNANISDEVVQNFIKENAANPQMQQIPEKERAGLVKQYLTRMEQSKAEQGILLKAQEEGKINVVGIEKPKDIQVTFNNEGYKYDSSLKDPKVTIVEFADYQCPYCVQAHETIEKVLAAYKGKVQYVFKDFPLTQIHPEAMPAAIAAKCASNQNKYWEMHKLLFSRAPMDKLSGDMYYKYATDLKLNMNDFKSCMEDKDKTLSKSVMAQLEEGNSIGVSGTPSIFINGQKYEGNLSFEGIKKEIDEKLALK
- the upp gene encoding uracil phosphoribosyltransferase, producing the protein MPKHLLKNDHKNIHILQHPLLAHSLSILRKKETNSGDFRRLLSEVSRLMAYESSRDLKVKNFMIETPFEKMESPFIYEDVTIVGVMRAGMGMLDGFMQMFPHSKVGHIGIYRDKFLNNTVEYYFRLPNDIERNKIFLLDPLLATGATVVAAIDRLKQYGVNEIRFHCLLASPEGLEILQETHPDVSVYCLSVERSMDEKGYLLPGLGDAGDRIYGTI